ctcaaattattgtgttctctttgctgacgatgtcaaactatttaataccactaataatacttctacgcttcaagaagacctcgacttaatttctgattggtctaaaacttggcaactccaaatctcaaccagcaaatgctcagtcttacatattggaaaaaagaaccccaacatcaagtacaaactttttttttatttacatttatatcccgcccttctccgaagactcaaggtggctttcagtgtgtaaggcaatagtctcattctatttgtatatttacaaagtcaacttattttacctactttataaaggatggaaggctgagtcaaccttgggcctggtgggattcaagcctgcagtaattgcaggctgctgtgttttaataacagactatcttacagcctgagccaccacggcccatgatggacattacctaactgacgacccccaccctgtcaaagatcttggagttctcatatcaaatcaccttaatgccaaagcccactgcaactacatagcaaaaaaggccctaagagttgtaaacctaattttacgcagcttcttttcaaaaatctctacactactaactagagcatacaaaacatttgccagacctattcttgaatacagctcatctctgacataaacacaatagaacgagtccagaaatattttactagaagagttcttcactcctcggaaaaaaacaaaataccttataccaacagacctgaaatcctgggattagaaaacttacaactccgtcggcttcgacatgacctgtgtttaacacacaaaatcatctattgcaatatccttcctgcaaaagactacttcagcttcaatcgcaatattacaagagcaaaaaatagattcaagctaaaggtCAacggcttcaaacttgattgcagaaaatatgacttctgtaacagagttcttaatgcttggaactcattccCTGACTccgtagtctctactcaaaatctcaaaatcttcaaccaaaagctgtctactattgacctcaccccattcctgagaggactataaggggcgtgcataagagcacaaatgtgcctaccgttcctgtcctattgttctcttcattatatccaattaatatagttgatgcataattttaattatatatatatatatatatattcttcaagatatgctgttttatctatgacatttgtttgtgtatactgttgtgacaaaaataatttttttaaaaaaatgactgtcCCTGATTACCCTATCCTCTATGTAGTCTCAAATCCACTTTTAAAACCATCTCAGCAAGAGTGTCAGGCTTCCAAGTAATAACTCCATAGAAAGCGAGCAAGTTCCTCAAAGAACCATTTTATTGGCGATCTCATATTGGCACAAACTGGTGAAAACAGAATGTTAACAGCAGCCAGAAttttatttgcacaacattggaaagatCCCTACAGaagagatgatgatgacgatgatgataagaacagaatagaatagaatagaatagaatagaatagaatagaatagaatagaatagaatagaatagaatagaatagaattttttattggccaagtgtgattggacacataaggaaattgtcttggtgcatatgctctcagtgtacataaaagaaaagataccttcatcaaggcacaacaatgatagtcatagggtacaaatttaacacttaatgatacaacacttaatgatagtcatagactacaaataagcaatcaggaaacaatgtgcagaaatggatagattaacatttgaaattagaaagAAGGATTATTTTTACTATGAGGACTTATTACGGTATGTTTGTTATTGATATGAATTAGAATTAATAAGTATTAATATTATGTCACAAAAACACTGTTATTATATGACCACTACTAATGAACATTATTACTGGTATTATGATGATGGTTGCTCAAATTGACTaaaagacaacacactgtttatataGACTTtgaaactgttgcttcctttcagctttcagctccaatccaggagccctcaagcaGTCGTATTCAcaacaaaccattttataccaaatatatatttgctgataaagaaataaaaggagattagtatagatctatttcaagctttatAGTTTTCAACAGCTAGCCATACCCGTACtcggattcgaacttgggctgcctgcacattaggcagttgtattaacctctgagccacaagttctcctccctttatcagctgagccaggggagagattaagtgtttttctgacaaagcacctggtctgccccaatccaggagcccgcAGGCAGTCGCATTcatgacaaacacacacacacacacacacacacaaatgaaaacagactctgaaagttcccgcaGTTTGCACCTGATTGAAAAGTGAAGGTTCCCCCTTTCCCCGaacaatcagtcacattgtccaaacaAGGTGCTGGCTGGTCGCATGGTAATCGGACTCCTCCTCCCTCTAGCCACCTATCCAAATGTCCTTGGTTCTGacaggaaactattttgttttggctacaaacccccATCTAACTATGTTCCTCCTCTCTATCCCTTCTTCACCCTGCAGCAACCCTGAAGCCTTCAAAATgaccccagccagttttgcttcagagttgacaatgAGATCATTACATCTAAAAACAGCACAATACCACAACATGTCGAAGTTAAACCTGAATATCAGCTTCAAGATCACATCAATGGCAAATCATCTCTTGCAAAACCCAACCCATTGTCTCAGTTCGGTCCTCAAAGCATCTTGCACTTGCTTGTTCCTCAGACAATATATGAACGGGATCAAAAGTGGAGCCATGACAGTATTCAAAAGAGCCGTTATTTTGTTGAAATCTAAATTGCTGCTGCCTTTGGGTCTTATGTACATGAAAATACAACTGCTGTAGGTGACGAAGACCACAGTCATGTGTGAGGCGCAAGTGGAGAAGGTCTTCCTCCTCCCTGTAATGGATGGGATTCTCAGAATTGTAGAAACGATTTTGATGTAAGACACAAGGTTGACAACTAAGGTCCCAAGCAAAGAGAATACGGCAATCATAAAATCGATCAGTTCTAAGAGGCTGGTGTCAACACATGATAGTTTGATTAGGTGTCCGTTGTCACAAAAGAAATGATTGACGACGTTGTTATGTCCACAATATGGCATTTGAAAGAAGAGAATGGATGGACCTAAAATTAGTGACAAACCCCCAATCCAGCAACAAAGTACCGATAAGCAGCAGATTTCTTCATTCATGATGGCTGGATAGCGAAGAGGGTTACAGATGGCTATGTATCGATCAATAGACATTACGGCCAGTAGAAGGAACCCAGTGGTGCCAAGAACAAAGTAGAGAAACATCTGTGCCAAGCAACCAGCTAAAGTGATGCTTTTGCTGCCAGTGGCCGTGTTGATCAGTGTTTTAGGAATGATGGTGCTCATGTACCCGATCTCTATCCATGCCACATGTCGGAGGAAAAAATACATCGGGCTATACAGTTGGGCGTTGACCAgtgtgataataataatcaacatGTTTCCTATCAATGTTAAAAGGTAAATCCCAAGCAAGATGAGGAAAAGGCCAA
Above is a window of Ahaetulla prasina isolate Xishuangbanna chromosome 4, ASM2864084v1, whole genome shotgun sequence DNA encoding:
- the LOC131197880 gene encoding olfactory receptor 6E1-like produces the protein MANSTRVREFILLGLTNNPQLAIGLFLILLGIYLLTLIGNMLIIIITLVNAQLYSPMYFFLRHVAWIEIGYMSTIIPKTLINTATGSKSITLAGCLAQMFLYFVLGTTGFLLLAVMSIDRYIAICNPLRYPAIMNEEICCLSVLCCWIGGLSLILGPSILFFQMPYCGHNNVVNHFFCDNGHLIKLSCVDTSLLELIDFMIAVFSLLGTLVVNLVSYIKIVSTILRIPSITGRRKTFSTCASHMTVVFVTYSSCIFMYIRPKGSSNLDFNKITALLNTVMAPLLIPFIYCLRNKQVQDALRTELRQWVGFCKR